AAGGGCTCGATGCGGTTGGCCTGCAGGGGGCGGGCATCGGCCATGGCCTGACGAAACAACTCGGCCTCCGCAGTGCCGTCGGCAGCGGTTTCGTTTATAGTGTCGCCTTTCTTTTTAGATGTGTTCATGAGCATGAGGATATTACTCAGTAACGACGATGGCTACCAGGCACCGGGTCTTGCCGCTCTGGCCGAGGCGATCGCTGAACTGGCCCAGGTCACCGTGGTGGCACCGGAGCGCAATCGCAGCGGGGCGAGCAATTCCCTGACCCTGGATATGCCCATCCGTGCCCAGACCATGGCCAATGGCTTCATCAGCGTTGAGGGCACCCCCACCGACTGCGTGCATCTGGCCATCACGGGCCTGTTGGAGCAGGACCCGGATATGGTGGTGGCGGGGGTCAACGCCGGGGCCAACATGGGCGATGACGTGCTCTACTCGGGCACGGTGGCGGCGGCCACCGAGGGGCGTTTTCTGGGCTATCCGGCGATTGCCGTCTCCATGGCCAGCCATGAGCCAAGGCATTACGCCAGCGGGGCGCGGGTGGCGGCCCTGCTGGTGCGTCATCTGTGCCGCCAGCCCCTGGCCCAGGACAGCATCCTCAACGTCAATGTGCCGGACCTGCCGTTTGATCAGATCAAGGGCCTGCAGGCCACCCGTTTGGGGCACAGGCACCGTGCCGAGCCTGTGGTGCGCACGCAGGACCCCAGGGGGCGGCCGATCTATTGGGTCGGGCCGGCCGGGCCGGAGCAGGATGCCGGTCCGGGGACCGACTTCCATGCCGTGCGCCAGGGCTATGTCTCGGTTACCCCGCTGCAGGTGGACCTGACCCGCCACGCTGCCCTGCCGGAGCTGGGCAGCTGGCTGGACGGGATGGTCGATTGATGCTCAAGGCGCATCTGCAGGGCATCGGCATGACCTCCCAGCGTACCCGTGATCGGCTCATTGAGCGTCTGCGGGAGGAGGGCATCCGCAGCATGGCGGTGCTCGATGCCATGCGCAACACCCCCCGGCATATCTTTGTCGATGAGGCCCTGGCCAGCCGCGCCTATGAGGACAGCTCGCTGCCCATAGGCCACGGCCAGACCATCTCCCAGCCCTACATAGTGGCCCGCATGACCGAGGAGCTGTTGCAGCAGGGGCCGCTGGATCGGGTGCTGGAGGTGGGCACGGGCTCGGGTTATCAGGCGGCGGTGCTGGCCCGGCTGGTGGGCTCTCTGTACACGGTGGAGCGGATTCGCGCCCTGAGCGATTTGGCCTGTCAGCGCTTTCGTCAGCTGGGTCTGCGCAATATCTACGTCAAGCACAGGGATGGCGGCATGGGTCTGCCGGAACAGGCCCCCTTTGATGCCATCATGGTCACCGCCGCGCCCGAGGGCATCCCCCTGGCCCTGGTGCGCCAGTTGCGCCTCGGCGGTACCCTGGTGCTGCCGGTGGGGGATCGCAAGACCCAGGCCCTGCTGCGGGTAACCCGCACCGAGGAGGGCTATGACAAGGAGTTTCTGGAGCAAGTGGTTTTCGTGCCTTTGTTGGGAGGTCTGAGTTGAAGCTGTTCTCCCCGCTGTATGAGCGCGTCATGCGCTGGGCGGCCCATCGCCATGCCACCCGCTATCTGGCCGGGCTGAGCTTTGCCGAATCGTCGTTTTTCCCCATCCCGCCGGACGTGATGCTCGCCCCGATGAGCCTGGCCCGGCCGCAGCGGGCCTGGTTCTATGCCGGCCTGACCACCCTGACCTCGGTGCTGGGCGGGGTGCTGGGCTATCTCATCGGCCTGCTGGCATTTGACCTGGTGGAGCCCCTGTTGCATCAACAGGGCTATTACGCCAAGTACCTCACCGCCCACCAATGGTTTGAGCAGTGGGGCTTCTGGGCGGTGCTGCTGGCGGGCTTTTCACCCATCCCCTACAAGGTATTTACCATCACCGCCGGGGTCATAGGGATGAACTTTCCCCTGTTCGTGC
This is a stretch of genomic DNA from gamma proteobacterium SS-5. It encodes these proteins:
- the surE gene encoding 5'/3'-nucleotidase SurE, whose product is MRILLSNDDGYQAPGLAALAEAIAELAQVTVVAPERNRSGASNSLTLDMPIRAQTMANGFISVEGTPTDCVHLAITGLLEQDPDMVVAGVNAGANMGDDVLYSGTVAAATEGRFLGYPAIAVSMASHEPRHYASGARVAALLVRHLCRQPLAQDSILNVNVPDLPFDQIKGLQATRLGHRHRAEPVVRTQDPRGRPIYWVGPAGPEQDAGPGTDFHAVRQGYVSVTPLQVDLTRHAALPELGSWLDGMVD
- a CDS encoding protein-L-isoaspartate(D-aspartate) O-methyltransferase, giving the protein MLKAHLQGIGMTSQRTRDRLIERLREEGIRSMAVLDAMRNTPRHIFVDEALASRAYEDSSLPIGHGQTISQPYIVARMTEELLQQGPLDRVLEVGTGSGYQAAVLARLVGSLYTVERIRALSDLACQRFRQLGLRNIYVKHRDGGMGLPEQAPFDAIMVTAAPEGIPLALVRQLRLGGTLVLPVGDRKTQALLRVTRTEEGYDKEFLEQVVFVPLLGGLS
- a CDS encoding DedA family protein yields the protein MKLFSPLYERVMRWAAHRHATRYLAGLSFAESSFFPIPPDVMLAPMSLARPQRAWFYAGLTTLTSVLGGVLGYLIGLLAFDLVEPLLHQQGYYAKYLTAHQWFEQWGFWAVLLAGFSPIPYKVFTITAGVIGMNFPLFVLASVVGRGARFYLVAGLMRWGGERMDGLLRRYVDWLGWLTVALALMLFWLFGR